A single genomic interval of Koleobacter methoxysyntrophicus harbors:
- a CDS encoding carbon-nitrogen hydrolase family protein: MSVKRFVVAGVQMAVKPNDVNYNVEKSIKWLERAVSECHPDLVVFPETITTGFATGLSPEELYDLVDTVPGRLTERICEAAKKFRVYVVFTTYERGNTRGEVYNSAALIDYNGEIVGVYRKTHPYSLENVNRGGWVTPGMDTPVFDTQLGKIGIIICYDGDFPELSRALAVKGAEIIVRPSALLRSYEIWSLTNRARAYDNHVYVVGVNAVGPDAAGNYYMGNSMIVTPIAQCIAQGRGAEEVIYAELDPDPLRYITYGSKSPQVFDHLEDRNLNVYVDAMKPAKSAFEPSKRVPFLKKINI, encoded by the coding sequence ATGTCAGTGAAAAGATTTGTGGTTGCAGGGGTTCAAATGGCAGTTAAACCGAATGATGTTAATTACAATGTCGAAAAGTCCATCAAATGGTTAGAAAGGGCTGTCAGCGAGTGCCATCCGGACCTGGTTGTTTTTCCTGAAACGATTACAACAGGATTTGCAACAGGCCTGTCACCAGAAGAGTTGTACGACCTGGTAGATACTGTCCCGGGGAGGCTAACAGAAAGAATATGTGAGGCAGCTAAAAAATTTAGGGTATATGTTGTATTTACTACCTATGAGAGAGGGAACACCCGCGGGGAAGTCTACAATTCCGCAGCTCTGATCGATTATAACGGTGAAATCGTTGGGGTATACCGAAAAACCCATCCATATTCCCTTGAAAACGTTAATAGAGGCGGGTGGGTAACACCGGGCATGGATACCCCTGTATTCGATACACAATTGGGCAAAATAGGGATAATAATCTGTTATGATGGGGATTTTCCCGAGCTTTCAAGGGCTTTAGCTGTGAAAGGAGCAGAAATTATTGTCAGACCCTCTGCCTTATTGAGAAGTTATGAAATTTGGTCCCTTACAAATCGAGCGAGAGCCTATGACAATCATGTATACGTAGTAGGGGTAAATGCAGTAGGCCCTGATGCGGCGGGGAATTATTACATGGGCAACAGCATGATAGTTACTCCTATTGCCCAATGCATAGCCCAGGGAAGGGGAGCTGAAGAGGTCATCTATGCCGAACTCGACCCCGACCCGCTGAGATACATAACTTATGGATCTAAATCGCCTCAGGTATTTGATCATCTGGAAGATAGGAATTTAAATGTTTACGTTGATGCCATGAAACCGGCAAAAAGCGCCTTTGAACCTTCAAAACGGGTTCCCTTCCTTAAAAAAATTAATATTTAG
- a CDS encoding cyclase family protein codes for MAKKIYDLSQNLGTDTQFWPFYPPFEAKYFKRKPEHGVNAQYIQTSNHIGTHLDAPRHFVTGGATIEQIPLTKLYGPGVIVDLRDEMDDLALYTPEMIEKRVKVKEGDILVLNTGWHRYAPDGEEPDEERYILLHPGPHPDMVQWLLDKKIFLWCVDAVSTDHPMNLPIGRFLGKGTFGQCEKVRKLCEEKLGGKEAVDKLFPVEHYQLTHNALFPNDCIHAENLGGEIDAPELQNKRLTIGCFPWKFQGGEAAFCRMVAFLD; via the coding sequence ATGGCAAAGAAAATTTATGACCTTTCTCAAAATTTAGGTACGGATACACAATTTTGGCCTTTTTATCCGCCGTTTGAGGCTAAATATTTCAAAAGGAAGCCGGAACATGGAGTAAATGCACAGTACATTCAGACTTCGAACCATATTGGAACTCACCTTGATGCACCACGCCACTTTGTAACCGGTGGAGCTACCATTGAACAGATACCTCTGACAAAGCTGTATGGCCCCGGAGTAATTGTAGACCTCAGGGATGAGATGGATGATTTGGCTCTCTATACGCCTGAAATGATTGAAAAACGCGTTAAGGTAAAAGAAGGCGATATCCTTGTGCTCAATACCGGATGGCACAGGTATGCACCTGATGGAGAAGAACCTGATGAAGAACGGTATATTTTACTGCACCCCGGTCCACATCCGGATATGGTTCAATGGCTATTGGACAAGAAAATATTCCTGTGGTGTGTTGATGCTGTTTCTACCGACCATCCGATGAATCTGCCTATTGGAAGATTCCTTGGGAAAGGAACATTTGGCCAGTGCGAAAAGGTGCGCAAGTTATGTGAAGAAAAGCTCGGCGGGAAAGAAGCTGTAGATAAATTGTTCCCGGTAGAACACTACCAACTTACACACAATGCCCTATTCCCTAATGACTGCATACATGCAGAAAACCTGGGAGGGGAAATAGATGCCCCTGAACTGCAGAACAAGAGGCTTACTATAGGATGCTTCCCATGGAAGTTCCAAGGAGGAGAGGCTGCTTTCTGCAGGATGGTAGCTTTTCTGGATTAA
- a CDS encoding DUF1116 domain-containing protein: protein MVNIENANQEALSKLLNARPVLIDMGIAKDVIPGLKEKMFLHAGPPIKWENMSGPMRGAVIAGILYEGLAKTPEEAEELAASGEITFEPNHHHHSVGPMAGVITPNMPVFIVENKEYGNKSFTNMMEGLGKTMRMGAYSQEVIERLKWMKEVLYPNLKAGIRESAKEGGIDLKYIIAQALHMGDELHNRNKAGTSLFVRLLAPYMIEASDNKKGPAEVIRFLDKNDIFFVNLAMAAAKASLEPAHGVEGSSLVTIMSRNGTEFGIKVSGLGDEWFTAPAAVPEVLLFPGFTREDVNPDIGDSAIMETLGVGGFALAAAPAIVQFIGGTYQDSVNYTKEMYEIVIGENNVYTIPSFNFRGTPTGIDVLKVAETGITPILDTGVACKRAGVGQVGAGIVRTPMGAFEKAAERFAEKYLG from the coding sequence ATGGTGAACATTGAAAATGCTAATCAAGAAGCCTTAAGCAAGCTGTTAAACGCCAGACCGGTTTTGATCGATATGGGGATTGCAAAGGATGTTATCCCCGGCTTAAAAGAAAAGATGTTTCTACATGCTGGGCCTCCGATAAAATGGGAAAATATGTCGGGTCCAATGCGGGGGGCTGTCATTGCCGGGATTTTGTATGAAGGGCTGGCTAAAACGCCTGAGGAAGCGGAAGAACTGGCTGCAAGCGGTGAAATTACCTTTGAACCGAATCATCACCACCACTCAGTAGGCCCTATGGCAGGAGTAATTACCCCAAATATGCCTGTCTTTATTGTAGAGAACAAAGAATACGGAAACAAATCCTTTACTAACATGATGGAAGGCCTTGGAAAGACCATGAGGATGGGGGCATACAGTCAGGAAGTAATAGAACGGCTTAAATGGATGAAGGAAGTTCTTTACCCGAATTTAAAGGCAGGTATCAGAGAATCAGCAAAAGAGGGAGGCATAGACCTAAAGTACATTATTGCACAGGCACTTCACATGGGTGATGAGCTGCATAACAGGAATAAAGCTGGTACATCCCTTTTTGTAAGATTGCTGGCACCTTATATGATAGAAGCATCTGATAATAAAAAAGGACCGGCTGAGGTTATACGCTTTTTGGATAAAAATGATATATTTTTCGTTAATCTTGCAATGGCTGCTGCCAAGGCTTCACTGGAGCCTGCACATGGAGTTGAAGGGTCAAGCCTGGTAACAATTATGTCGCGTAACGGTACAGAGTTTGGTATAAAAGTTTCAGGTCTGGGTGATGAGTGGTTTACTGCGCCGGCTGCTGTTCCCGAAGTTCTGCTTTTCCCCGGATTTACCAGAGAAGATGTTAATCCTGATATAGGGGATAGTGCAATAATGGAGACCCTTGGTGTAGGAGGCTTTGCCTTGGCAGCTGCACCGGCAATAGTCCAGTTTATAGGGGGCACATACCAGGATAGTGTTAATTACACCAAAGAAATGTACGAAATAGTTATAGGGGAGAATAATGTTTATACGATTCCAAGCTTTAACTTCCGCGGGACACCAACCGGCATCGATGTGCTGAAGGTTGCAGAAACCGGGATAACGCCTATTTTGGATACCGGGGTTGCCTGCAAACGTGCAGGGGTCGGCCAGGTTGGAGCCGGAATAGTCCGCACACCTATGGGTGCATTTGAGAAGGCAGCCGAGCGTTTTGCAGAGAAGTATTTAGGCTGA
- a CDS encoding cytosine permease gives MDENLRVVPKGYEENPDLLPLPQDKRHFGTRTFIFMMFGLNTCIPMFFLGPIAKSLGLSIGQAVVGAFLGNLIAVIVAWLNGIAGVKYGITYPVQLRSSFGFKGMRIPVVLRGISGAVWYGIEIYAASLALMMILLMALGIPSEDILMTAIRYIPIACLLYVASIIIVMRRGLGAIGKVADWAGPLMLLYFLWLVIFLLTRSEFRPNIAEMYVSTAGYFSSSFLIYLAVQTNWWATIALNISDLSRGIKQNEPNALPIGMIVGIVFGQMLGSALGHAAASLTGVVLPQEIILKYAPGTIAVLLGLIFAVIAPWSTDVTANAPAFANLFMTEAKVSWKKAVTIAGIVAFFLAPWWAVEKGPDFVNYITNWASNYGILLGPIAGIMVADFWIVKKGNYDLQKLYSYGQEGYWYSNGWNKAAYYSLVLTWVLCYIIAFPTGQIAYVGKIPFPGGVIWYPAVLISLLLYAYFAKTSGESQNLAQTSS, from the coding sequence ATGGATGAGAACTTAAGAGTAGTTCCCAAGGGGTACGAAGAAAATCCGGATTTACTGCCATTACCGCAGGATAAGAGACATTTTGGAACTCGTACCTTTATCTTTATGATGTTTGGTCTGAACACGTGCATTCCTATGTTCTTTTTAGGCCCTATAGCAAAATCCTTAGGCCTCAGCATAGGGCAGGCGGTAGTTGGTGCCTTTTTAGGTAACCTGATAGCAGTAATAGTAGCCTGGCTCAACGGGATAGCCGGAGTTAAATACGGCATAACATATCCCGTTCAACTCAGGAGTTCATTCGGATTTAAAGGAATGCGCATACCCGTTGTATTGAGAGGTATATCGGGTGCAGTATGGTATGGAATAGAAATATATGCAGCTTCACTGGCTTTGATGATGATTTTATTAATGGCCTTAGGTATTCCTTCAGAAGATATCCTTATGACAGCTATACGTTATATACCAATAGCCTGTTTACTGTACGTTGCTTCCATTATAATTGTTATGAGACGGGGTCTTGGAGCAATCGGGAAGGTTGCTGACTGGGCAGGACCCTTAATGCTTCTGTATTTTTTATGGCTGGTAATTTTCCTGCTTACCAGGTCTGAATTCAGACCAAATATTGCAGAAATGTATGTAAGCACAGCAGGCTATTTCAGCAGCAGTTTTTTAATTTACTTAGCAGTACAGACCAACTGGTGGGCTACTATTGCTCTTAATATATCTGACCTTTCCAGGGGAATTAAACAGAACGAACCGAATGCTTTACCGATAGGAATGATAGTGGGTATCGTATTCGGCCAAATGCTCGGTAGTGCGCTAGGCCATGCAGCAGCAAGCCTGACAGGTGTGGTACTCCCTCAAGAAATTATACTGAAGTATGCCCCCGGTACCATAGCGGTCCTACTAGGGCTTATTTTTGCTGTTATTGCCCCCTGGAGTACTGATGTAACGGCAAATGCACCAGCCTTTGCTAATCTTTTTATGACTGAGGCTAAGGTTTCTTGGAAAAAGGCTGTAACTATTGCCGGAATTGTTGCCTTTTTCCTTGCTCCCTGGTGGGCGGTTGAAAAAGGGCCGGATTTCGTTAATTACATTACAAACTGGGCCAGCAACTACGGAATACTTTTAGGACCGATTGCAGGTATTATGGTAGCTGATTTCTGGATTGTAAAGAAAGGAAATTATGACCTGCAAAAACTATACTCGTATGGGCAGGAAGGCTATTGGTACAGCAATGGTTGGAACAAAGCGGCATATTACAGCCTTGTGCTGACGTGGGTTCTGTGCTATATTATTGCCTTTCCGACAGGCCAGATTGCCTACGTTGGAAAAATTCCCTTCCCCGGTGGTGTTATTTGGTATCCTGCAGTGTTGATATCCCTTCTTCTTTATGCTTATTTCGCTAAGACCTCTGGAGAAAGCCAGAATCTGGCTCAGACCAGCAGTTAA
- a CDS encoding FAD binding domain-containing protein, with amino-acid sequence MINFELERPKSLQEAVGILNRLGSRAMPKAGGTDLLINMKKRLIKAEVVVDLNLIPELSEVSFDEDSGLSIGATATCTEVIKKEKVKAHFPALYDACLSHSDWQIRNRATVVGNVCSAVPSGDILPALYCYEAIVNTAGPNGEREIPISSFILGPRKIDLKSGEIVTGVFIPLPRGRSSGCYLKHGRRNALDLAQVGVCCVAVENNGNIEYRLAYGAVAPTPVRAPEAEKAIKGVKEPDDLLLEEAASLAQKAVKPITDVRASSDYRLAMVGELTKRAVKICIERLKEEG; translated from the coding sequence ATGATAAACTTTGAATTAGAACGACCCAAATCACTCCAAGAAGCTGTGGGTATTTTGAACAGACTTGGCAGCAGAGCAATGCCAAAGGCAGGAGGAACCGATTTATTAATCAACATGAAAAAGCGTTTGATAAAAGCGGAAGTTGTTGTTGACCTCAATCTTATACCGGAATTATCGGAAGTGAGCTTTGATGAAGATTCCGGCCTATCGATAGGTGCTACAGCGACATGTACAGAGGTAATAAAAAAAGAAAAAGTCAAAGCACACTTCCCCGCACTTTATGATGCATGTCTGTCACATTCGGACTGGCAGATTAGAAACAGGGCTACAGTAGTGGGAAATGTCTGTTCGGCGGTACCCTCAGGAGATATTTTGCCAGCTTTATACTGTTATGAAGCGATTGTGAATACAGCAGGTCCCAATGGAGAAAGGGAAATACCTATAAGCAGCTTTATACTAGGCCCGCGCAAGATAGATTTAAAGTCGGGGGAGATTGTAACAGGGGTTTTTATACCGCTGCCTCGGGGGAGGTCATCCGGATGCTACTTAAAACACGGCAGACGAAATGCCCTCGACCTGGCCCAGGTAGGAGTCTGCTGTGTTGCTGTTGAAAATAACGGGAATATTGAATATCGACTCGCGTATGGAGCGGTTGCACCGACCCCGGTGAGAGCTCCCGAAGCGGAAAAGGCAATCAAAGGTGTTAAAGAACCCGATGATTTACTTTTAGAGGAAGCTGCTTCTTTAGCTCAAAAGGCAGTAAAACCTATAACAGATGTACGTGCTAGTTCGGACTATCGGTTGGCTATGGTGGGTGAACTCACCAAACGGGCTGTAAAAATTTGTATAGAGCGCCTTAAGGAGGAGGGATAG
- a CDS encoding (2Fe-2S)-binding protein yields the protein MTKREVTFTLNGRPVTYLVEPRTTLLRALREHGVTSVKRGCEEGECGTCTVLLDGIPVKSCTLLALEVEGKAVLTVEGLVSKDGKLHPVQQAFIEGGGIQCGFCTPGMVLTAYALLSENPDPTEDDIRRALAGNLCRCTGYSGIFRSVKRAAELLKEGAGCCNS from the coding sequence ATGACAAAAAGAGAAGTGACTTTTACTTTAAACGGAAGACCTGTAACCTATCTAGTCGAGCCGAGGACAACTCTTCTTCGAGCACTGCGTGAACACGGTGTAACCAGTGTAAAAAGGGGTTGTGAAGAAGGGGAATGCGGTACATGCACCGTCCTCCTTGATGGTATTCCTGTTAAATCCTGTACACTCCTTGCCCTTGAAGTTGAAGGAAAAGCAGTATTGACCGTCGAAGGGCTGGTAAGTAAAGATGGGAAACTCCATCCAGTTCAGCAGGCCTTTATTGAGGGGGGCGGAATCCAATGCGGATTTTGCACACCTGGGATGGTATTGACTGCCTATGCACTGCTGAGTGAAAATCCTGACCCAACGGAGGATGATATACGCCGTGCTCTTGCCGGGAATCTCTGCAGATGCACGGGTTATAGTGGGATATTTAGGTCTGTCAAACGTGCTGCTGAACTGCTTAAAGAGGGGGCAGGATGCTGTAATTCATAA